In Pseudoxanthomonas indica, the following are encoded in one genomic region:
- a CDS encoding 4'-phosphopantetheinyl transferase family protein, which produces MTESPPADAPRDHWQFDRFQVWRRAHAPRQRGEPGAREVLGPALGLAAGQVPIQRDERGKPHLDPPYQQQRVSWSHSGALLLVALGPARDLGVDVEQYRERPRMMDIAARFFHPSELDWLRAHPEAERTAVFVRLWCAKEAVLKAHGQGVSFGLEKLVFGEREGGLQLIDCAEDLGSPGEWQLREWQPQAGYRGALAWRD; this is translated from the coding sequence ATGACCGAATCGCCGCCTGCCGACGCGCCGCGTGATCACTGGCAATTCGACCGTTTCCAGGTGTGGCGGCGCGCGCATGCGCCGCGCCAGCGCGGCGAGCCCGGTGCGCGCGAGGTGCTGGGGCCGGCGCTGGGGCTGGCCGCCGGGCAGGTGCCGATCCAGCGCGATGAGCGCGGCAAGCCGCATCTGGACCCGCCCTATCAGCAGCAACGGGTCAGTTGGAGCCACAGCGGCGCGCTGTTGCTGGTGGCGCTGGGACCGGCGCGCGACCTGGGCGTGGACGTGGAGCAGTACCGCGAACGCCCGCGCATGATGGATATCGCCGCGCGCTTCTTTCATCCCAGCGAGCTGGATTGGCTGCGCGCCCACCCCGAGGCCGAACGCACCGCCGTGTTCGTGCGCCTGTGGTGCGCCAAGGAGGCCGTGCTCAAGGCGCATGGGCAGGGGGTTTCCTTCGGCCTGGAAAAGCTGGTGTTCGGCGAGCGCGAGGGCGGCCTGCAGCTGATCGACTGCGCCGAAGACCTGGGCTCGCCCGGCGAATGGCAATTGCGTGAATGGCAACCGCAAGCCGGCTATCGCGGTGCGTTGGCCTGGCGCGACTGA
- a CDS encoding coniferyl aldehyde dehydrogenase, which yields MDIHADSPVSELQPTLTRLRAAWQAQRPDYAQRRADLQRLRDTLKRRLDEMARTIAADFGHRSLHESRIADGMTVLNEIDHLLKHLRRWMKPRRVGVGWRAWPARAEIRAEPVGVVGVIAPWNYPVNLALIPLATAIAAGNHVYLKPSEHTPRTTEFLRSLLAEVFPADRVAVASGGADVASLFAGLPFDHLVFTGSTAVGRKVMAAAAPNLTPVTLELGGKSPALVCDDYPIELAAARLATGKWFNGGQTCIAPDYVLVSAHRRDALVEALRQQVRERYGDLGDATDYTRIINNGQFARLSGYLEDARERGVPVLPLADVHDPEQRLFAPTLVLDPGDDATVMRDEIFGPILPICSVPSLDAAIDYVNAHDRPLALYPFSHDKATIERILGRTLAGGITVNDTVLHFTINDLPFGGIGPSGMGAYHGRAGFDAFSKALPILWQTRRAGSDFLKPPYSKVQRFIDFIVR from the coding sequence ATGGACATTCATGCCGACAGCCCCGTTTCCGAACTGCAGCCCACCCTGACCCGCCTGCGCGCGGCCTGGCAGGCGCAGCGTCCCGACTACGCCCAGCGCCGCGCCGATCTGCAGCGCCTGCGCGACACGCTCAAGCGCCGGCTCGATGAAATGGCGCGCACCATTGCCGCCGATTTCGGCCACCGTTCACTGCATGAGTCGCGCATTGCCGATGGCATGACCGTACTCAACGAAATCGACCACCTGCTCAAGCATCTGCGCCGCTGGATGAAGCCCCGCCGCGTGGGCGTGGGCTGGCGGGCCTGGCCGGCGCGCGCGGAGATCCGCGCCGAGCCGGTGGGCGTGGTCGGGGTCATCGCTCCCTGGAACTATCCGGTCAATCTGGCGCTGATTCCGCTGGCCACCGCGATAGCTGCCGGCAACCACGTCTACCTCAAGCCCTCGGAACACACCCCGCGCACCACCGAATTCCTGCGCAGCCTGCTGGCCGAAGTCTTCCCCGCGGATCGCGTGGCCGTGGCCAGCGGTGGCGCCGATGTCGCTTCGCTGTTTGCCGGCCTGCCATTCGACCACCTGGTGTTCACCGGCTCGACCGCCGTTGGCCGCAAGGTGATGGCTGCGGCCGCACCCAACCTCACCCCGGTGACGCTGGAACTGGGCGGCAAGTCGCCGGCGCTGGTCTGCGATGACTATCCGATCGAACTGGCGGCCGCACGCCTGGCCACCGGCAAGTGGTTCAACGGCGGCCAGACCTGCATTGCGCCGGACTATGTGCTGGTGTCGGCGCATCGTCGCGACGCACTGGTCGAGGCCTTGCGCCAGCAAGTGCGCGAGCGCTACGGGGACCTGGGCGATGCCACCGACTACACCCGCATCATCAACAACGGCCAGTTCGCGCGGCTCAGCGGTTATCTGGAAGACGCCCGCGAACGCGGCGTGCCGGTGCTGCCGCTGGCCGATGTCCACGACCCCGAACAGCGCCTGTTCGCGCCCACCCTGGTATTGGACCCGGGCGACGACGCGACGGTGATGCGCGACGAGATCTTCGGCCCGATCCTGCCGATCTGCTCGGTGCCGTCGCTGGACGCGGCCATCGATTACGTCAACGCGCACGACCGGCCGCTGGCGCTGTATCCCTTCAGCCACGACAAGGCGACCATCGAGCGCATCCTCGGCCGCACCCTGGCCGGCGGCATCACGGTCAACGACACGGTGCTGCACTTCACCATCAACGACCTGCCGTTCGGCGGCATCGGCCCCAGTGGCATGGGCGCCTATCACGGGCGCGCGGGCTTCGATGCCTTCAGCAAAGCGCTGCCGATCCTCTGGCAGACGCGGCGCGCGGGCAGCGATTTCCTCAAGCCGCCGTATTCGAAGGTGCAGCGCTTCATCGATTTCATCGTGCGCTGA
- the xth gene encoding exodeoxyribonuclease III produces the protein MKIASWNVNSLNVRLPQLQQWLRDFSPDVVGLQETKLEDHRFPDTALAEMGYRSVFAGQKTYNGVAILSREPLTDVQMGVPGLEDEQKRVIAATVGDTRIVNLYVVNGQDVGTEKYAYKLRWLDAVHGWLADEMQRHPNLVVLGDFNIAPDERDVFDPKRWGDDHILTSVAERDALRRMQALGLHDGFRLHHQDAGLYSWWDYRMGGLSRNLGLRIDLTLVSDALRARAVAAGIDREPRTWERPSDHTPVWVDLQ, from the coding sequence ATGAAAATCGCCAGCTGGAACGTCAACTCGCTCAACGTGCGCCTGCCGCAGCTGCAACAGTGGCTGCGTGATTTCTCGCCGGATGTGGTGGGGCTGCAGGAAACCAAGCTGGAAGATCACCGCTTTCCGGACACCGCCCTGGCCGAGATGGGCTACCGCAGCGTGTTTGCCGGGCAGAAGACCTACAACGGCGTGGCGATCCTCTCGCGCGAACCGCTTACCGATGTGCAGATGGGCGTGCCCGGCCTCGAGGACGAACAGAAGCGGGTGATCGCCGCCACCGTGGGCGATACGCGCATCGTCAACCTCTACGTGGTCAATGGCCAGGACGTGGGCACCGAGAAGTACGCCTACAAGCTGCGCTGGCTGGATGCCGTGCACGGTTGGCTGGCCGATGAAATGCAGCGCCACCCCAACCTGGTGGTGCTGGGCGATTTCAACATCGCGCCGGACGAGCGCGATGTGTTCGACCCCAAGCGCTGGGGCGATGATCACATCCTGACCTCGGTGGCCGAACGCGATGCGCTGCGGCGCATGCAGGCCTTGGGACTGCACGACGGTTTCCGCCTGCATCACCAGGATGCCGGCCTGTATAGCTGGTGGGATTACCGGATGGGTGGCCTCAGCCGCAACCTGGGCCTGCGCATCGATCTGACCCTGGTCTCCGACGCCCTGCGTGCCCGCGCCGTGGCGGCCGGCATCGATCGCGAGCCGCGCACCTGGGAACGCCCCAGTGATCACACGCCGGTGTGGGTGGACCTGCAGTAA
- the rsmG gene encoding 16S rRNA (guanine(527)-N(7))-methyltransferase RsmG, producing MNDTALPADVAPRLHAGLLALGLEADALSPRLLAYLALLHRWNGTYNLTAVRDPGEMVTRHLLDSLAMHAFVCDGTLADLGTGPGLPGIPLAIAHPALRVTLVESNGKKARFLREAVRQLGLDNARVAESRAEALAEPAAYDALTARALDTLSGIIEVGGHLLKPGGTLLAMKAVRLDEEIAALPAGWSVDAVHPLQVPGLVGERHLVVVRKPVA from the coding sequence ATGAATGACACCGCCCTGCCCGCCGATGTGGCGCCCCGCCTGCATGCCGGCCTGCTCGCCCTGGGCCTGGAGGCCGACGCATTGTCGCCGCGCCTGCTCGCCTATCTGGCCTTGCTGCACCGCTGGAACGGCACCTACAACCTGACCGCCGTGCGCGATCCGGGCGAGATGGTGACCCGCCACCTGCTCGATTCGCTGGCCATGCATGCGTTTGTTTGCGACGGCACGCTGGCCGATCTGGGCACCGGCCCGGGCCTGCCCGGCATTCCGCTGGCCATCGCCCATCCCGCGCTGCGGGTGACCCTGGTGGAAAGCAATGGCAAGAAGGCGCGCTTCCTGCGCGAAGCCGTGCGCCAGTTGGGCCTGGACAATGCACGCGTGGCCGAATCGCGCGCCGAAGCCCTGGCCGAACCCGCCGCGTATGACGCGCTGACCGCACGCGCATTGGATACCTTGAGCGGCATCATCGAGGTCGGTGGCCACCTGCTCAAACCCGGCGGCACGCTGCTGGCGATGAAAGCGGTGCGGCTGGACGAAGAGATTGCCGCGCTGCCTGCTGGCTGGAGCGTGGACGCCGTACATCCCCTGCAGGTGCCGGGGCTGGTGGGTGAACGCCATCTGGTGGTGGTGCGCAAGCCGGTAGCCTGA
- a CDS encoding gamma carbonic anhydrase family protein has protein sequence MTAIRPFLDRFPVLGQRVYVDPAAHVIGDVVLADDASVWPGTIIRGDVNHIRIGERTNVQDGTIIHVSHHSPYNQAGYPTLIGADVTIGHGTIIHACTIEDLCLIGMGACILDGATIKRHGFVGAGAVVGPGKVVGEGELWLGNPARFARKLSEREIESLHYSAAHYVRLKDQYLSAPSS, from the coding sequence ATGACCGCTATCCGCCCCTTTCTTGACCGGTTTCCCGTCCTCGGCCAACGCGTCTACGTGGACCCGGCCGCGCACGTCATCGGCGATGTGGTGCTGGCCGACGATGCCTCGGTCTGGCCGGGGACCATCATCCGCGGCGACGTCAACCACATCCGCATCGGCGAGCGCACCAACGTGCAGGATGGCACCATCATCCACGTCAGCCACCACAGTCCGTACAACCAGGCCGGCTACCCGACCCTGATCGGCGCCGACGTCACCATCGGCCACGGCACCATCATCCACGCGTGCACCATCGAAGACCTGTGCCTGATCGGCATGGGCGCCTGCATCCTGGATGGCGCCACCATCAAGCGGCATGGCTTTGTCGGCGCCGGCGCCGTGGTCGGGCCGGGCAAGGTGGTCGGCGAGGGTGAACTGTGGCTGGGCAACCCCGCCCGCTTCGCGCGCAAGCTCAGCGAACGCGAAATCGAAAGCCTGCACTACTCGGCCGCGCATTACGTCCGCCTCAAGGATCAGTACTTGTCCGCCCCCAGCAGCTAG
- a CDS encoding GlsB/YeaQ/YmgE family stress response membrane protein has translation MQFLIFLIVGGIAGWLASLVMRRDGSQGIILNIVVGIVGGFLGGWLLPALGLALGGWLGYLITAFIGAVVLLLIVNLFTRGRAR, from the coding sequence ATGCAATTTCTGATCTTTCTGATCGTCGGTGGCATCGCGGGCTGGTTGGCCAGCCTGGTCATGCGACGGGATGGTTCGCAAGGCATCATCCTCAATATCGTGGTGGGTATCGTCGGCGGTTTCCTGGGTGGCTGGCTGTTGCCGGCACTGGGCCTGGCCCTGGGCGGTTGGCTGGGATACCTCATCACGGCCTTCATCGGCGCCGTGGTGTTGTTGCTGATCGTCAACCTCTTCACGCGTGGACGGGCACGATGA
- a CDS encoding ParA family protein — MARIIAIANQKGGVGKTTTAVNLAAALARAPQRVLLVDLDAQGNATMGSGVDKREVENSTCDVLLQEVDARQAIVATQENFDLMPGNIDLTAAEIQLMELNGREMRLKAALEPLRGDYDFIIIDCPPALSLLTLNALTAADSVLVPMQCEYYALEGLSALVETIDALKARLNPALEIEGVLRTMFDVRNNLANAVSAELTQHFGDRVFRTIVPRNVRLAEAPSHGQSIVGYDRTSRGGVAYLGLAGEIIRRQADRRKQQPAREVA; from the coding sequence ATGGCCCGCATCATCGCGATTGCCAACCAGAAAGGCGGCGTCGGCAAGACCACCACGGCCGTCAACCTGGCCGCGGCGCTCGCGCGCGCTCCCCAGCGCGTGCTGCTCGTCGATCTGGACGCCCAGGGCAATGCAACCATGGGCAGCGGCGTGGACAAGCGCGAAGTGGAGAACTCCACCTGCGATGTGCTGCTGCAGGAAGTCGATGCCCGCCAAGCGATCGTGGCCACGCAGGAAAACTTCGACCTGATGCCGGGCAACATCGATCTGACCGCGGCGGAAATCCAGCTGATGGAACTGAACGGTCGCGAGATGCGCCTGAAGGCCGCGCTCGAACCGCTGCGCGGTGACTACGATTTCATCATCATCGATTGCCCGCCGGCGCTGTCGTTGCTGACCCTCAATGCGCTGACCGCCGCCGATTCGGTGCTGGTGCCGATGCAGTGCGAGTACTACGCACTGGAAGGCCTGAGCGCGCTGGTGGAAACCATCGATGCCCTGAAGGCGCGGCTGAACCCGGCGCTGGAAATCGAAGGCGTGCTGCGCACGATGTTCGATGTCCGCAACAACCTGGCCAATGCGGTGTCGGCCGAGCTGACCCAGCACTTTGGCGATCGCGTGTTCCGCACCATCGTGCCGCGCAACGTGCGCCTGGCCGAGGCGCCCAGCCATGGCCAGAGCATCGTCGGCTACGACCGCACCTCGCGCGGTGGCGTGGCCTATCTGGGACTGGCCGGCGAGATCATCCGTCGCCAGGCCGATCGCAGGAAACAGCAGCCGGCGCGGGAGGTGGCTTGA